The following are encoded together in the Kribbella sp. CA-293567 genome:
- the typA gene encoding translational GTPase TypA has product MPLRNDLRNVAIVAHVDHGKTTLVDAMLWQSGAFGAHQHVDERAMDSGDLEREKGITILAKNTAVRHKMANGEQMTLNIIDTPGHADFGGEVERGLSMVDAIVLLVDASEGPLPQTRFVLRKALARNMPVILVVNKVDRPDARIAEVVDETYELFLDLLDHDADQSALDFPVVYASARAGRASLTQPADGGMPDSEDLEPLFETILANVPAPEYTEGAPLQAHVTNLDASPFLGRLALVRVHEGTLKKGSQVAWCKHDGTIQKVKITELLITEALERVPGDSAGPGDIVAIAGIPEIMIGDTLADPENPKPLPFITVDEPAISMTIGTNSSPLAGRIKGTKVTARLVKDRLDRELIGNVSIKVLPTERPDTWEVQGRGELALAILVEQMRREGYELTVGKPQVVTREIDGKRHEPVERLTIDCPEEYLGTVTQLLAVRKGRMEQMTNHGTGWVRMEFLVPARGLIGFRTEFLTDTRGTGIAHHVFEGYEPWFGELRTRPSGSLVSDRTGVTTSYAMVNLQERGTMFCEPGTDVYEGMVVGENSRADDMDVNITREKKMTNVRSNADEFEKLVPARKLSLEQSLEFCREDECVEVTPDAVRIRKLALTQIERAKLGRKNKA; this is encoded by the coding sequence ATGCCCCTCCGTAATGATCTGCGCAACGTGGCCATCGTGGCCCACGTCGACCACGGGAAGACCACCCTGGTCGACGCGATGCTGTGGCAGTCCGGTGCCTTCGGGGCCCACCAGCACGTCGACGAGCGAGCGATGGACTCGGGCGACCTGGAGCGTGAGAAGGGCATCACGATCCTGGCCAAGAACACCGCCGTACGGCACAAGATGGCCAACGGCGAGCAGATGACGCTGAACATCATCGACACCCCCGGCCACGCCGACTTCGGTGGTGAGGTCGAGCGCGGCCTGTCGATGGTGGACGCGATCGTGCTGCTGGTGGACGCCTCCGAGGGTCCGCTGCCGCAGACCCGGTTCGTACTGCGCAAGGCGCTGGCCCGCAACATGCCGGTGATCCTGGTGGTGAACAAGGTGGACCGTCCCGACGCCCGGATCGCCGAGGTCGTCGACGAGACCTACGAGCTGTTCCTGGACCTGCTGGACCACGACGCCGACCAGTCCGCGCTGGACTTCCCGGTCGTCTACGCCTCGGCCCGCGCCGGTCGCGCCTCGCTGACCCAGCCGGCCGACGGCGGGATGCCGGACTCCGAGGACCTCGAGCCGCTGTTCGAGACCATTCTGGCGAACGTGCCGGCCCCGGAGTACACCGAAGGCGCGCCGCTGCAGGCGCACGTCACCAACCTGGACGCCTCGCCGTTCCTCGGCCGGCTGGCCTTGGTCCGGGTGCACGAAGGCACCCTGAAGAAGGGCTCCCAGGTCGCCTGGTGCAAGCACGACGGCACCATTCAGAAGGTCAAGATCACCGAACTGCTGATCACCGAGGCGCTCGAGCGCGTTCCCGGCGACTCGGCCGGCCCCGGTGACATCGTCGCGATCGCCGGTATCCCGGAGATTATGATCGGCGACACCCTGGCCGACCCGGAGAACCCGAAGCCGCTGCCGTTCATCACCGTCGACGAGCCGGCCATCTCGATGACGATCGGTACCAACAGCTCCCCGCTGGCCGGCCGGATCAAGGGCACCAAGGTGACCGCCCGGCTGGTCAAGGACCGGCTGGACCGCGAACTGATCGGCAACGTCTCGATCAAGGTGCTGCCGACCGAGCGTCCGGACACCTGGGAGGTGCAGGGCCGTGGCGAGCTGGCGCTGGCCATCCTGGTCGAGCAGATGCGCCGCGAGGGCTATGAGCTGACCGTCGGCAAGCCGCAGGTGGTCACCCGCGAGATCGACGGCAAGCGGCACGAGCCGGTCGAGCGCCTGACCATCGACTGCCCCGAGGAGTACCTCGGAACCGTCACCCAGCTGCTCGCGGTCCGCAAGGGCCGGATGGAGCAGATGACCAACCACGGCACCGGCTGGGTCCGGATGGAGTTCCTGGTCCCGGCCCGTGGCCTGATCGGCTTCCGGACCGAGTTCCTCACCGACACCCGCGGTACCGGGATCGCGCACCACGTCTTCGAGGGTTACGAGCCGTGGTTCGGCGAGCTGCGCACCCGCCCGTCGGGTTCGCTGGTCTCCGACCGCACCGGCGTCACCACGTCGTACGCGATGGTGAACCTGCAGGAGCGCGGCACGATGTTCTGTGAGCCGGGCACCGATGTCTACGAGGGCATGGTGGTCGGCGAGAACTCGCGCGCCGACGACATGGACGTGAACATCACCCGTGAGAAGAAGATGACCAACGTCCGGTCGAACGCGGACGAGTTCGAGAAGCTGGTGCCGGCCCGCAAGCTGTCGCTCGAGCAGTCGCTGGAGTTCTGCCGCGAGGACGAGTGCGTCGAGGTCACCCCGGACGCGGTCCGGATCCGCAAACTCGCGCTGACCCAGATCGAGCGCGCGAAGCTCGGCCGCAAGAACAAAGCCTGA
- a CDS encoding L,D-transpeptidase, with translation MGILRKLGATTTAVAMLGVGVLTAATTTAAAAPAAGTVVAPKVASKTVVAGSATAKAKPKAKAKKTVLVPGRRHIAKQCMTGRYLCINKKTRKVMFIVNGRLQAEGDARFGGPRTPTKNGTFKVYRKSKNHVSSIYHTPMPYAMFFVGGQAVHYSADFKARGYNGSSHGCANMRDKKKIAWIFSKVKIGDKVLVYNA, from the coding sequence ATGGGCATTCTGCGTAAGCTCGGCGCCACCACCACGGCGGTCGCGATGCTGGGGGTAGGCGTTCTCACCGCCGCGACGACGACCGCGGCCGCGGCTCCGGCCGCCGGCACCGTGGTGGCACCGAAGGTTGCGTCCAAGACCGTCGTCGCCGGCTCGGCGACCGCCAAGGCCAAGCCGAAGGCGAAAGCGAAGAAGACGGTCTTGGTGCCGGGTCGCCGGCACATTGCCAAGCAGTGCATGACCGGGCGCTACCTGTGCATCAACAAGAAGACCCGCAAGGTGATGTTCATCGTCAACGGCCGCCTGCAGGCCGAGGGTGACGCCCGCTTCGGCGGCCCCCGGACGCCGACCAAGAACGGCACCTTCAAGGTCTACCGCAAGTCGAAGAACCACGTCTCGTCGATCTACCACACCCCGATGCCGTACGCGATGTTCTTCGTCGGCGGCCAGGCGGTGCACTACTCGGCGGACTTCAAGGCCCGCGGTTACAACGGCAGCTCGCACGGCTGCGCGAACATGCGCGACAAGAAGAAGATCGCCTGGATCTTCAGCAAGGTGAAGATCGGCGACAAGGTCCTGGTCTACAACGCCTGA
- a CDS encoding L,D-transpeptidase family protein — protein sequence MRWSRSTLIVRNVLTAVVVTAVGGTAITASAAPQVSTAEVAPVPFEVSGELPIYPKALWKNGSSGVAVRKVEARLIQLKLLDKRWLDNSYGTMTRSAVKKFQTSQGIPPLGYVDQNTWTKLSAGTREPTQAELYPPAPVVNGKKLDPRCATGVALCVDKTDRKLRYVVDGVVKMQFDVRFGAEKTATREGGFTVGWKNRNHVSKLYDSPMPYAMFFSGGQAVHYSSDFAARGYNGGSHGCVNVRDLAKIKSLFDQVNVGDKVIVYRS from the coding sequence ATGCGTTGGTCTCGGAGTACGCTGATTGTTCGCAACGTGCTGACGGCCGTGGTCGTCACTGCGGTCGGGGGAACGGCGATCACCGCCTCGGCGGCGCCGCAGGTCAGTACGGCGGAGGTCGCGCCGGTGCCGTTCGAGGTCAGCGGCGAACTGCCGATCTACCCCAAGGCCCTGTGGAAGAACGGTTCCAGCGGTGTTGCCGTACGCAAGGTCGAGGCGCGCCTGATCCAGCTCAAGCTGCTCGACAAGCGGTGGCTGGACAACTCGTACGGCACGATGACCCGGTCCGCGGTGAAGAAGTTCCAGACCTCACAGGGAATTCCGCCGCTCGGGTACGTCGACCAGAACACCTGGACGAAGCTGTCCGCCGGAACCCGCGAGCCCACTCAGGCCGAGCTCTATCCGCCGGCCCCCGTGGTGAACGGTAAGAAGCTGGACCCGCGGTGCGCGACCGGCGTCGCGCTGTGCGTCGACAAGACCGACCGCAAGCTGCGATACGTGGTCGACGGCGTGGTGAAGATGCAGTTCGACGTCCGGTTCGGCGCCGAGAAGACGGCCACCCGCGAGGGCGGCTTCACGGTCGGCTGGAAGAACCGCAACCACGTCTCCAAGCTGTACGACTCACCGATGCCCTACGCGATGTTCTTCAGCGGCGGACAGGCGGTGCACTACTCCTCGGACTTCGCCGCCCGCGGCTACAACGGCGGATCGCACGGCTGTGTGAACGTCCGCGACCTGGCCAAGATCAAGAGCCTCTTCGACCAGGTGAACGTCGGCGACAAGGTGATCGTCTACCGCTCGTAG
- a CDS encoding DUF2516 family protein, whose amino-acid sequence MLPLATFQNLFPGFGDPIGVIWWALLGLKLVALVDAAFRPRAVYVAADKLTKPGWVLILATFTLSQIFQSWLSFIGLFGIVAAAVYLVDARPALRAASGRGRGGGWGIRRRRGPRPL is encoded by the coding sequence ATGCTCCCACTCGCCACGTTCCAGAACCTGTTTCCCGGGTTCGGTGATCCCATCGGTGTCATCTGGTGGGCGCTGCTCGGTCTGAAGCTGGTCGCCTTGGTCGACGCGGCGTTCCGGCCGCGGGCGGTGTACGTCGCCGCCGACAAACTGACCAAGCCCGGCTGGGTGCTGATCCTGGCCACCTTCACGCTGTCGCAGATCTTCCAGAGCTGGCTGAGCTTCATCGGCCTGTTCGGGATCGTGGCCGCGGCTGTCTACCTGGTGGACGCCCGTCCCGCGCTCCGGGCGGCGTCCGGCCGTGGGCGCGGCGGTGGCTGGGGTATTCGCCGTCGCCGGGGGCCGCGCCCGCTCTGA
- a CDS encoding helix-turn-helix domain-containing protein, with product MAGLSDRAAGAVGSVGEYLAEQRRHAQLSLRQLSDLAGVSNPYLSQIERGLRKPSADVLQQLAKALRISAETLYVRAGILDPDESEDGARRTPGVVDAVLLDPALNERQKRVLLDVYGSFVRENASDDGADEPGPATAPPASAPAPAAAATKKTPARKSSTPRTPARKSSTPKTPLKTSRGDA from the coding sequence ATGGCCGGACTGAGTGATCGAGCCGCTGGTGCGGTGGGATCGGTGGGGGAGTACCTCGCCGAGCAGCGTCGGCATGCGCAGTTGTCGTTGCGGCAGTTGTCCGATCTGGCCGGGGTTTCGAATCCGTACCTGAGTCAGATCGAGCGTGGGCTGCGCAAGCCGTCGGCGGATGTGCTGCAGCAGTTGGCGAAGGCGCTGCGGATCTCCGCGGAGACGCTCTACGTGCGGGCCGGGATTCTCGATCCGGACGAGAGTGAGGACGGCGCCCGGCGTACGCCGGGGGTGGTCGACGCGGTCCTGCTCGATCCCGCGCTGAACGAGCGGCAGAAGCGTGTGCTGCTCGACGTCTACGGCTCGTTCGTCCGTGAGAACGCGAGCGACGACGGCGCCGACGAGCCCGGACCAGCCACCGCACCACCAGCCTCCGCACCGGCCCCCGCGGCCGCCGCCACTAAGAAGACCCCTGCACGAAAGAGCAGCACCCCGAGAACCCCTGCACGAAAAAGCAGCACCCCGAAGACCCCGCTGAAAACCTCACGAGGAGATGCCTGA
- a CDS encoding asparaginase gives MTEPVILADVVRSGFVEGHHRGSVVVTAPDGSVEWSAGVIDQPMFPRSSNKPMQALGMLRSGLDLDGELLSLAGASHSGEAFHLDGVRRILATVGLDESALRTPPAYPIDDQARDEWVRAGHGLDPVTMNCSGKHAAMIATCVVNDWPYHDESREKSTDAVWGRDDYRSPEHPLQQAIRTAVEDSAGEKVSHVAVDGCGAPILAITLSGLARSFGLFAAEPADTLEGRVAKAFREHPDYASGSRRDESALMKAVPGLFCKAGAESVYAVGLADGCGLAVKIEDGTPRARAVVMAATLQKLGLRNDVIDQQTRSPLYGGGIEVGAVQPHPAAFA, from the coding sequence GTGACCGAACCTGTGATCCTGGCCGACGTCGTCCGCAGCGGATTCGTGGAGGGCCACCACCGCGGCTCCGTGGTGGTGACCGCCCCCGACGGCTCCGTCGAATGGTCGGCCGGGGTGATCGACCAGCCGATGTTCCCGCGCTCGTCGAACAAGCCGATGCAGGCGCTCGGCATGCTCCGCAGCGGCCTTGACCTGGACGGCGAGCTGCTCTCGCTGGCCGGGGCGTCCCACTCGGGTGAGGCGTTCCACCTCGACGGCGTACGCCGGATCCTGGCGACCGTCGGCCTGGACGAGTCGGCGCTGCGGACGCCCCCGGCGTACCCGATCGACGACCAGGCCCGCGACGAGTGGGTGCGTGCCGGCCACGGCCTCGACCCCGTCACGATGAACTGCTCCGGCAAGCACGCCGCGATGATCGCCACCTGCGTGGTCAACGACTGGCCGTACCACGACGAGTCCCGCGAGAAGAGCACCGACGCCGTCTGGGGTAGGGACGACTACCGCTCCCCGGAACACCCCCTGCAGCAGGCGATCCGCACCGCCGTCGAGGACTCGGCCGGCGAAAAGGTCTCGCACGTCGCCGTCGACGGCTGCGGCGCCCCGATCCTCGCCATCACTCTCTCGGGCCTGGCCCGGTCCTTCGGCCTCTTCGCCGCCGAGCCCGCCGACACCCTGGAAGGCCGCGTCGCCAAGGCATTCCGCGAGCACCCCGACTACGCCAGCGGTAGCCGCCGCGACGAGTCCGCCCTGATGAAGGCCGTCCCCGGCCTCTTCTGCAAGGCCGGCGCCGAATCCGTCTACGCGGTCGGCCTCGCCGACGGCTGCGGCCTGGCCGTCAAGATCGAGGACGGCACCCCGCGCGCCCGCGCCGTCGTGATGGCCGCCACCCTGCAGAAGCTCGGCCTCCGCAACGACGTGATCGACCAGCAGACCCGCTCCCCGCTCTACGGCGGCGGCATCGAGGTCGGTGCTGTCCAGCCGCACCCCGCGGCCTTCGCCTGA
- the ygfZ gene encoding CAF17-like 4Fe-4S cluster assembly/insertion protein YgfZ — MSLMRSPLLDLPAAVEADGLDAGVAAHYGSDLREQRALVAGKGFVDRSNRDVVTITGPDRLTWLHAITSQYFEGLKPGTSTTALLLSPTGHVEHAMYGVDDGETFWVHTEPGAAAALVEWLQKMVFMSRVEIADVTADYAIVWRPGQPAEPAGPIVRAGADSLGGNELFLPRGDLPAFAEQAGPAAGIWAYEALRIEAGAPRLGLDMDERAIPNELGWLGIGVHLDKGCYRGQETVARVHNLGRPPRRLVRLLLDGSVDHLPAHGYAVRVGEKQVGFIGSAARHHEYGPIALALIKRNVDPAAVLEVVAEDQPTVTATQELLVDPEVGLHVRARL; from the coding sequence ATGTCACTGATGCGTAGCCCCTTGTTGGACCTTCCGGCCGCCGTGGAGGCAGACGGCCTGGACGCCGGCGTCGCTGCGCACTACGGCTCCGATCTGCGCGAGCAGCGGGCCCTGGTCGCGGGCAAGGGCTTCGTCGACCGCTCGAACCGCGACGTGGTCACCATCACCGGCCCGGACCGCCTGACCTGGCTGCACGCGATCACCAGCCAGTACTTCGAGGGTCTGAAGCCGGGCACGTCGACCACCGCCCTCCTGCTGTCCCCGACCGGGCACGTCGAGCACGCCATGTACGGCGTCGACGACGGCGAGACTTTCTGGGTGCACACCGAGCCGGGCGCCGCGGCCGCTCTGGTCGAGTGGCTCCAGAAGATGGTCTTCATGTCCCGTGTCGAGATCGCCGATGTCACCGCCGACTACGCCATTGTCTGGCGCCCAGGTCAGCCTGCGGAGCCCGCCGGGCCGATCGTCAGAGCTGGAGCCGACTCTCTGGGCGGGAACGAACTCTTCCTCCCTCGCGGAGATCTGCCGGCCTTCGCCGAGCAAGCAGGCCCCGCGGCCGGCATCTGGGCCTACGAGGCTCTGCGGATCGAGGCGGGCGCACCCCGGCTCGGGCTGGACATGGACGAGCGCGCGATCCCCAACGAGCTCGGCTGGCTCGGCATCGGCGTACACCTGGACAAGGGGTGCTACCGGGGTCAGGAGACCGTCGCCCGCGTCCACAACCTGGGCCGCCCGCCTCGCCGGCTCGTCCGGCTGCTGCTGGACGGTTCGGTCGACCACCTGCCGGCCCACGGGTACGCCGTGCGGGTGGGCGAGAAGCAGGTCGGTTTCATCGGCTCGGCGGCGCGCCACCACGAGTACGGGCCGATCGCGCTGGCTCTGATCAAGCGCAACGTCGACCCGGCAGCGGTGCTAGAGGTCGTCGCGGAGGATCAGCCGACGGTCACCGCGACCCAGGAGTTGCTGGTCGACCCCGAGGTCGGGCTGCACGTGCGCGCCCGGCTGTGA
- a CDS encoding cation:dicarboxylate symporter family transporter gives MASPTTPRPTPVRNDRTHFLYIAVIVAVLLGIGVGFLFPNFAVELKPLGTGFVNLIKMMISPIIFCTLVLGIGSVRQAASVGKVGGLALVYFLVMSTVALAIGLVVGNLVQPGSGLNLTDKLRETGQSQAAGGHETTADFVLGIIPKTLLSALTEGEVLQTVFVALLVGFALQAMGSKGQPILNGIGHIQRLAFKVLAMIMWVAPVGAFGAIAAVVGATGADALVSLGKIMLAFYLTCAIFVVVILGAILKVVTGMSIFQLLKYLGREFLLIVSTSSSETALPRLIGKMEHLGVDKSVVGITVPTGYSFNLDGTAIYLTMASLFIAEAMDQPFSLGQQVSLLAFMILASKGAAGVTGAGLATLAGGLQSHRPDLVDGVGLIVGIDRFMSEARALTNFAGNAVATVLVGHWTGGFDKEQARQVFAGEDPFDEAAFAAGDTHAGDAHPEDEPRTPGAVLNTGGPAH, from the coding sequence ATGGCGAGCCCCACCACACCCCGACCGACGCCGGTCCGCAACGACCGCACCCACTTCCTCTATATCGCCGTCATCGTCGCCGTGCTGCTCGGTATCGGTGTCGGGTTTCTCTTCCCGAACTTCGCGGTCGAGCTGAAACCGCTCGGTACCGGCTTCGTGAACCTGATCAAGATGATGATCAGCCCGATCATCTTCTGCACTCTGGTGCTCGGCATCGGCTCGGTCCGGCAGGCCGCCAGCGTCGGCAAGGTCGGAGGTCTCGCGCTGGTCTACTTCCTGGTGATGTCGACGGTCGCTCTCGCCATCGGCCTGGTGGTCGGCAACCTGGTGCAGCCCGGTTCCGGCCTGAACCTGACCGACAAGCTGCGGGAGACCGGTCAGAGCCAGGCGGCCGGTGGTCACGAGACCACCGCCGACTTCGTGCTCGGCATCATCCCGAAGACGCTGCTGTCCGCCCTGACCGAGGGTGAGGTGCTGCAGACCGTGTTCGTCGCGCTGCTGGTCGGCTTCGCGCTGCAGGCCATGGGCAGCAAGGGGCAGCCGATCCTGAACGGGATCGGGCACATCCAGCGGCTCGCCTTCAAGGTGCTGGCGATGATCATGTGGGTCGCGCCGGTCGGCGCGTTCGGTGCGATCGCCGCCGTCGTCGGGGCCACCGGTGCGGACGCGCTGGTGAGCCTGGGCAAGATCATGCTCGCCTTCTACCTCACCTGCGCGATCTTCGTGGTGGTGATCCTGGGCGCCATCCTCAAGGTGGTCACCGGGATGTCGATCTTCCAGTTGCTGAAGTACCTCGGCCGTGAGTTCCTGCTGATCGTGTCGACCTCGTCGTCGGAGACCGCGCTGCCGCGGCTGATCGGCAAGATGGAACACCTCGGTGTCGACAAGTCCGTCGTCGGGATCACCGTTCCGACCGGCTACTCGTTCAACCTGGACGGCACCGCGATCTACCTGACGATGGCGTCGCTGTTCATCGCCGAGGCGATGGACCAGCCGTTCTCGCTCGGGCAGCAGGTCTCCCTGCTGGCGTTCATGATCCTCGCCTCGAAGGGTGCGGCCGGCGTCACCGGCGCGGGGCTCGCGACGCTGGCCGGCGGTCTTCAGTCGCACCGGCCGGATCTGGTCGACGGTGTCGGCCTGATCGTCGGCATCGACCGGTTCATGTCCGAGGCACGGGCGCTGACGAACTTCGCCGGCAACGCGGTCGCGACGGTTCTGGTCGGGCACTGGACCGGCGGGTTCGACAAGGAGCAGGCGCGCCAGGTCTTCGCCGGTGAGGATCCGTTCGACGAGGCGGCCTTCGCGGCCGGTGACACCCACGCGGGCGACGCCCACCCGGAGGACGAACCACGGACGCCCGGCGCCGTACTGAACACCGGCGGCCCGGCTCACTAG
- a CDS encoding sensor histidine kinase, whose translation MTSRPWELRRQVLWLQTATAAVMVALIWLVLLTRTRTQADRDAAAAGLTPPGWAELIELELRAMLGVASLVLGVAVAGNALVTWRVRRTTRGMGTQTLAWMLDFYEGVLRAAREGLLLIDSDGQVQLVNDEARRLLGLDQVMPGSTVADLHLPATLSSLLSAGRTAYDELHLGALGVVVVNQQPARSGRIVTLRDHTQLQALLGELDAVRSLAESLQAQNHEASNRLHTVVSLIEIGRPERARQFAVSELQLAQAMTDRVVGTVGDPVLASLLLAKLAQAQERGVLLTLELGSEALHTRLPAQDIVTVVGNLLDNAVEAAHGGTAPRRVELKASTSAEFIDLAVTNTGAELGATELARMFERGWTTKAEPGHGLGLVLVRSTVERWQGTLMVDPDSELDDVPALTVRVRLPRAVSASA comes from the coding sequence ATGACCAGCCGCCCGTGGGAGCTCCGCCGCCAGGTGCTCTGGCTGCAGACGGCCACGGCCGCGGTGATGGTCGCGCTGATCTGGCTCGTCCTGCTGACCCGGACCCGCACGCAGGCCGACCGGGACGCGGCGGCGGCCGGTCTCACCCCACCTGGCTGGGCTGAACTGATCGAGCTCGAACTCCGCGCGATGCTCGGTGTCGCCAGCCTCGTGCTCGGCGTCGCGGTGGCCGGCAACGCGCTGGTCACCTGGCGGGTGCGCCGGACGACCCGCGGGATGGGCACCCAGACTCTCGCGTGGATGCTCGACTTCTACGAGGGCGTACTGCGGGCGGCGCGCGAAGGTCTGTTGCTGATCGACTCCGACGGTCAGGTCCAGCTGGTCAACGACGAAGCGCGCCGGCTGCTCGGGCTGGACCAGGTGATGCCTGGCTCGACGGTTGCCGACCTGCACCTGCCAGCCACCTTGTCCAGCCTCCTCAGCGCCGGCCGGACGGCGTACGACGAACTGCATCTCGGGGCCCTCGGTGTGGTCGTGGTGAACCAGCAACCCGCCCGTTCCGGCCGGATCGTCACCCTGCGGGACCACACTCAGCTGCAAGCGCTGCTGGGTGAGCTGGATGCGGTTCGCAGCCTGGCCGAGTCGCTACAGGCGCAGAACCACGAGGCGTCGAACCGGTTGCACACGGTGGTCAGCCTGATCGAGATCGGCCGGCCGGAGCGCGCCCGGCAGTTCGCGGTCTCGGAGCTGCAGCTCGCGCAGGCGATGACCGATCGGGTGGTCGGGACCGTCGGCGATCCCGTCCTCGCCTCGCTGCTGCTCGCCAAGCTGGCTCAGGCGCAGGAACGTGGGGTGCTGCTCACTCTCGAGTTGGGTTCGGAGGCGCTGCACACCAGGCTGCCTGCCCAGGACATCGTCACGGTGGTCGGCAATCTGCTCGACAACGCGGTCGAGGCGGCACACGGCGGTACGGCGCCCCGGCGGGTCGAGCTGAAGGCGTCGACGAGCGCGGAGTTCATCGACCTCGCCGTGACCAACACCGGCGCCGAGCTGGGTGCCACGGAGTTGGCCAGGATGTTCGAGCGAGGCTGGACCACGAAGGCCGAGCCGGGTCACGGGCTGGGGCTGGTGCTCGTCCGCAGTACGGTCGAGCGGTGGCAGGGGACACTGATGGTGGACCCTGACTCCGAGCTCGACGACGTACCGGCGTTGACTGTGCGGGTGCGGCTACCTCGGGCGGTGAGTGCCAGTGCCTGA
- a CDS encoding response regulator codes for MPELRVLVVEDDPVAAEAHRVYVDRLPGFVCVGLAGTAARALHLLSGGEIDLVLLDMNLPDGHGLDVVRRMRAAGNQTDVVAVTAAREVAAVQAAARIGVVQYVLKPFAFETLRDRLSAYSRQRRAAEAGQVVADQDEVDRLLHPATSSSVPKGLAGSVLDRVVTLLGDREGWTAEEVAASIGTSRITARRYLEHLADQGQALRTQRYDGRSGRPKVEYSWVSES; via the coding sequence GTGCCTGAGTTGAGGGTGCTGGTGGTTGAGGATGATCCCGTTGCTGCTGAGGCTCATCGCGTGTACGTCGATCGGTTGCCGGGCTTCGTCTGCGTCGGTCTGGCCGGTACTGCGGCGCGCGCGCTGCATCTGCTGAGCGGCGGCGAGATCGATCTGGTACTGCTGGACATGAACCTTCCGGACGGCCACGGGCTCGACGTCGTACGGCGAATGCGGGCCGCGGGCAACCAAACCGATGTGGTCGCGGTGACCGCAGCGCGCGAGGTGGCGGCGGTTCAAGCGGCTGCCCGGATCGGTGTCGTGCAGTACGTACTGAAGCCGTTTGCCTTTGAAACGTTGAGAGATCGGCTCTCTGCCTACTCGCGGCAACGACGGGCAGCAGAGGCCGGGCAGGTCGTCGCGGATCAGGACGAGGTCGACAGGTTGTTGCATCCGGCAACCAGCTCGTCGGTGCCGAAGGGCCTCGCAGGGTCGGTGCTGGATCGGGTGGTGACGCTGCTCGGCGATCGCGAGGGATGGACCGCCGAAGAGGTCGCGGCCTCGATCGGTACGTCGCGGATCACGGCCCGGCGCTACCTGGAGCACCTGGCCGACCAGGGCCAGGCGCTGCGGACACAGCGGTACGACGGGCGGAGCGGGCGACCGAAGGTCGAGTACTCCTGGGTCTCGGAGAGCTAG
- a CDS encoding FABP family protein has protein sequence MAFEIPQDLHPDLMPLAWLLGRWEGRGHGDYPTIEKFEFGQQIDFSHNGKPFLHYVSQTFVVGEDGKRERPLALETGFWRPKPDGKLEVVLAHPTGFAEIWYGETDGAKIEMRTDVVARTETAKEVAAGHRLYGLVKGELMWAYDMAAEGLPLQPHLWATLVRA, from the coding sequence ATGGCGTTCGAGATCCCGCAGGACCTGCATCCCGACCTGATGCCGCTCGCCTGGCTGCTCGGCCGGTGGGAGGGCCGCGGCCACGGTGACTACCCGACGATCGAGAAGTTCGAGTTCGGGCAGCAGATCGACTTCAGTCACAACGGCAAGCCGTTCCTGCACTACGTCAGCCAGACCTTCGTGGTCGGCGAGGACGGCAAGCGCGAGCGCCCGCTGGCGCTCGAGACCGGTTTCTGGCGGCCCAAGCCCGACGGCAAGCTCGAGGTCGTGCTGGCCCACCCGACCGGCTTCGCCGAGATCTGGTACGGCGAGACCGACGGCGCCAAGATCGAGATGCGCACCGACGTGGTGGCGCGGACCGAGACGGCCAAGGAGGTCGCTGCGGGTCACCGGCTCTACGGCCTGGTCAAGGGCGAGCTGATGTGGGCCTACGACATGGCCGCCGAGGGCCTGCCGCTGCAGCCGCACCTCTGGGCGACGCTCGTCCGCGCCTAG
- a CDS encoding DsrE family protein, translated as MSRTLVIKLTAGAEEPERANQAVTVAATAVASGAQVSLWLTGEAVWFAVPGRAEEFELPHAAPLADLLAAVLAGGQLTACTQCVKRRELTEADLLPGTRIAGAPAFTEEILADDAQAIVY; from the coding sequence ATGTCCCGCACGCTGGTGATCAAGCTGACCGCAGGCGCCGAAGAACCCGAGCGCGCCAACCAAGCCGTGACCGTTGCCGCGACCGCTGTCGCGTCGGGTGCGCAGGTGTCGCTCTGGCTGACCGGGGAGGCGGTCTGGTTCGCTGTACCGGGGCGGGCGGAGGAGTTCGAGCTGCCCCACGCCGCGCCGCTTGCCGACCTGCTGGCCGCCGTACTGGCCGGCGGTCAGCTCACTGCCTGTACGCAGTGCGTCAAGCGCCGCGAGCTCACCGAGGCCGATCTGCTCCCCGGCACCCGGATCGCCGGAGCTCCCGCCTTCACCGAGGAGATCTTGGCGGACGACGCCCAGGCGATCGTCTACTAG